Proteins encoded by one window of Pseudorca crassidens isolate mPseCra1 chromosome 3, mPseCra1.hap1, whole genome shotgun sequence:
- the LOC137220857 gene encoding LOW QUALITY PROTEIN: olfactory receptor 2V1-like (The sequence of the model RefSeq protein was modified relative to this genomic sequence to represent the inferred CDS: inserted 2 bases in 1 codon) → MDKRNEISGADFILLGLFLDMKHIRFFIGAMLVIYTVALTLNFVLILLICVDSHLHMPMYFLLSQLVLMDMMLISSTVPKMATNFFSGRRNISRVACGTQIFFFLTLGIAECILITLMSYDQYVAICNPLRYALIMSQKVCLQMAAISWAGGALTSLAHTAYTMHFPICGSREISHFLCEVMAILKLACXYEKAVIVTSIVVLLIPLSLIMFSYALIFLAILHMKSPEGRDKALATCSSHLTVVCLYYGPAMVVYMRPSFYHNPKLDQVLLVLGPILTPLLNPLIYGLRNKEVVGALRKVLS, encoded by the exons AtggataaaagaaatgaaatctcagGAGCTGATTTCATCCTCCTAGGCCTTTTCCTGGATATGAAACATATCAGATTTTTTATTGGTGCTATGCTTGTGATTTACACTGTGGCTCTGACTTTGAACTTTGTCCTAATTCTCCTGATCTGCGTGGATTCTCACCTCCACATGCCCATGTACTTCCTGCTCAGCCAACTGGTTCTCATGGACATGATGTTAATCTCTAGCACAGTACCCAAGATGGCAACCAATTTCTTCTCCGGGAGGAGAAACATATCACGAGTGGCCTGTGGGACTCAGATCTTCTTCTTCCTGACTCTAGGAATTGCTGAGTGCATCCTCATCACCCTCATGTCCTATGACCAGTATGTGGCCATCTGTAACCCTCTGAGATATGCCCTCATCATGAGCCAGAAGGTCTGTCTGCAGATGGCTGCCATCTCCTGGGCTGGGGGCGCCCTTACATCACTCGCACACACGGCCTACACCATGCATTTCCCCATCTGCGGTTCCAGAGAGATTTCCCATTTCCTCTGTGAGGTCATGGCCATTCTAAAATTGGCCTG CTATGAGAAGGCTGTGATAGTGACAAGCATTGTGGTGCTCCTCATCCCCTTGTCCCTTATCATGTTCTCTTATGCTCTCATCTTCCTTGCCATCCTCCACATGAAATCCCCAGAGGGAAGGGACAAAGCCTTAGCCACTTGCTCTTCCCACCTGACTGTAGTGTGCCTCTATTACGGCCCTGCCATGGTGGTCTACATGAGGCCTAGTTTTTATCATAATCCCAAGCTGGACCAGGTCCTCCTTGTACTTGGCCCTATTCTCACACCTTTGCTAAATCCTCTGATTTATGGTCTTAGGAACAAAGAAGTGGTGGGGGCCCTAAGGAAGGTGCTGAGTTGA